TAGACGTTATTCATCGTAATAAATAGTCTATCAGCCCAAGCACTAGCATCCCCTACGACCCTAGCCGAGTGGCTTCCGCAGCTGGTGCGCAACTTCGACGCAACTATGGAGCTAGAGGTGCAGTGAATCAAGAGGCTCTAAATCCCCTAAAAGCTGTGCTGAACAGCAAAAATTCGTAGGAGAAATGACTACGGATCAGAAGGCCAGGGGTTCGAATCCCTTCAGGCACACCACAAGAAACCTCGTCTTCGGACGGGGTTTTTCGTTGCGGGGTCAGTCTCGTGCGCTTTCCTCTCGCACCGCCAGCGCACCGGTAGACCACAGCGCCCACAACACCAGCAGCGGCTGGAAAGCCAGGCGAATGAGCCGCGAACGGTCGGTGCTGAGGCCGAACGCCGGGGTGCGGGTCAGGTACTGCGAGATATTACCGGGAAAGACTGCCACGAAAAACGCCGCCGCCACCCGGCCCACCGTCCGGCGAGGCTTGAGTACGATCAGCGACGCGCCCAGCGACAGTTCCACGACGCCGGACGCCAGCACCACGAAATCCCGGTTCAGCGGCAGCGATCTGGGCACCTGCGCCTGAAAGTCCTGGCGCTTGCTGGTCAGGTGCGAGAAGCCCGCCAGCATCAGTGCGCCGCCCAGCAGCCAGCGGGCCGCCGTCTGAAGACCGGAAGTGGGGGGCGTCAGAGCAGTGCTGGCGGCGGAAGACCTGAATGGGGATGCTGGAGTGGCCGACATGAACCAAGCTAACACCCTGAGTCGGGGGCAGCGTTCCAGCTTCGTTCATCACCGGACCGTCAGAATGAACGAAGCTCCTCAGGCACCAGTTCTGAGGGGTAAAACTCGTCGCCGGACGCCTCACCTTTCGGCGGCCCAGCGTATTCATTCTCTGTTTCGTCGTAGAGCATCACCCGGTTGCGGCCCGCCAGCTTGGCCCGGTAAAGGGCCACGTCAGCGCGGGCCGCCGCGCTGGCCAGTTCCTCATCGCCCTTGCGAAAGGCCACCCCCACGCTGACCGTCAGGGCCACGCCCACCTGGGCCTGTTCCACACTGACCCGGATCACCTCGGCCAGTCTGGAAGCCGCTTGTGGGGTCGTCACCGGCAGCAGCACCAGAAACTCCTCGCCGCCCCAGCGCCCCACCGGCTGCGGCACCGGGCCGGTCAGTTGCCGCTGAATCATCTGCCCCACCAGCCACAGCAGCCGGTCGCCCTCGGCGTGGCCGTACTGGTCGTTGACCTGCTTGAAATGGTCAATGTCGACCATCATCACAGCGGCGGTGTCCGGGTCAGGCACCGCCTGGGCCTGCCAGAAGTCTTGCAGCGCCCGGCGGTTGGGCAGGGTGGTCAGGTCGTCGGTGTGGGCCAGCTTCCGGTAGACCCGCTGCGATTCGTGGGCCTCTTCCCACCACTGGCGGTAGAGGTAGAGCAGCGAGAACATCATTCCCGTCGTGGCCAGCATCAGCAGCGTGATCCAGCGCTCCGGCGAGGGCTGACGGGCCACCAGCACCACACTGACGCTGAAATGCAGGGCGGCGTAGGGCAGGGCGGTGGCCAGCACCCAGCGGGGCCGCTGAAACAGGAAAATCCCGGCGAGGATCAGCAGCAGGCTCTGCTCACCGAACAGGCCCAGACCGTCCTGACCGACCCAGCGGTAGATGTTGACCACCACGCCGTTGACGCACAGCGCCGCCACCAGCCACGCTTCGTAACGCGAGGCGTGCATACGCCGCCGCTCCCACACACCGACCAGGATCAGGCCCAGCAGCGGCAGGTACAGCGGCCACCAGACCGGCACCAAGCCCAGCAGCGTGCCCCACAAGATCACCAGCCCCAGTGGAATCGTGATCAGCAAGGTAGCCTTGAAGATCTGCTGGTGCTTGCGCCGCCGCTCCTGAATGGAAGCCGGTTCCGCCTGGGTGATGGTGGGTTGTTTCAAGTCTGCTCCACAAGCCCGCGCCTGATTTTTGCTCTCTGACCGCGCGCTCCAGCCGGGGAAAGCCGGGTGCTGGCCTGACAGTATCAAGCCGTTTCACACATTTTTCTTGCGTGCGGCATCCTGACTGTCTGTGAGAAAGTTACTATTCCGACTGAAGGCAGTGGACAGGTACTTAAGGCAGGCGTACCGGGTCGCAGTTGCCGCCAGGGGGGGAGTCCTGGGCGCTCTGGGCCACCACCACCCGCTCGTTCTTGCCGACGTAGCCGATGCAGCGGGCCAACGCATTCATGTATTCGGGGTCGCTGGCTTTGGCCTTGGCTTCCTGCAAGATCTGAACGTCTTGCTGCAACTGGGCCTGCTGACTGAGGGCCAGCGTGGTCTGCTGGGTCCAGGTCAGGGAGCGGTAGACGCTCTGGCCCAGCAGAAACGACATCTGCACGATGCCCAGCGCGGCGAGCAGACTGGCGATCATCATGGTCAGGGGCAGGCGGCGCACTTCCTCCCAGCGCGGCAAACGGAACTTCATCGGGTCTCAGTCTAGCGCCGCGCCGCCGCCGCACGTGAGTGTCCACCGAACGGGCCGGTCCACAACCGCCACAATTGGTCCATTCCGAAGCCGGTTCAGCCACCTCACCGCTTTGCACTACAGTACACGGCATGTCTTCTCCTGCCCTGGCCGTGGCCACGCTGGATTTTTCCGCCGCCCACGGCTGCGATATTCAGTTGCGCTTTTCCGACACCGATCAGATGGGCCACATCAACAACGCGGCCTACGCGATGTTTCTAGAAACGGCCCGGCTGGACCTGACCGCCTCGCTGGGCCTGAGTCAGCTGAAGGTGGTGCTGGCCCGCCTCGAACTCGATTACCGCCGCGAGGTCAAGCTGGGCCAGCGGGTACGGATTCTCACGGTCATCACGCATCTGGGCACGAGCAGCTGGTCCTATGCGTCCCGGCTGCTGGCCGACGGTGTGGTGGCCCTGGAAGCCCGTAGCGTGCAGGTGCAGGTGGGGCCGGACATGCGCCCGCAGCCGCTTGGCCCGGCACTCCGCTCGGCACTGACGACCTATCTCACCCTGCCCGTGCCGAGCGGCGCGCTGTGACCGGCGAGCGGAGCAGCGGCGACACAGTGCTGTATCAGGGCGATCCCTGGGTGCGGCTCGATACCCTGCCGCGCCTCATCGCCGAGAGCGTGCGCCGGACCCTCAGCGCCCACGGCATCGTTAGCGTGGTGCGCACGCCGTTTCAGTGGGTCATGGCCTCGCCGGTCATCGAGATCGAAACCGGCGGCTACATGGGCGACGTGGGCCTCTACGTGCCGCAGGTGCAGCACCGCGAGGCCAACACCCTGCTTGACCGGCTCAGCGACGAGGCCGACCGGCACGGCTGATTCATCACCTATGGAGCGGCTGATGGATGAACAACAAGAAAGGCCCGGAACGCTGGTGCGTCGGGCCTTTCCTCCTCTGTTCTGGTAAAACTCTCTGTTGGTGGAGCCAAGCGGGATCGAACCGCTGACCTTCTGAATGCCATTCAGACGCGCTCCCAGCTGCGCCATGGCCCCACACCACTGAAACCCACCGCGTTTCAAGCTCAGATAGGTTAGCAGCGCTTCCCTGATCTGTCAACACCAGCTGCTGGCTCCCCTTGATGGAGTGGGCAAATCGCACAGGGAGCAGGTGCTAGACTCGGCGGCAACTGTGCCCCGTCTCAATCTCGCTACCCTGACCGCCGAGGAGTTGCAGCACCTGCTCGGTGAAGCGGCGGCCCAGCGTCTGCTGCCGGACATCAGCAGCGCCCGGCTGGCGGGACGGCCCTCACCCGGCCCCGAGGTCACCCACGAGCTGAGCTTTGAAGCCCGAGACGAGCGCGACTGGGGCGCGTCACCGGAGCAGTCGCGCAGTATCCGAGCGCTGGACCACGAGTTGCAGCAGCTCGGCGCGCAGCCCTTGGGAGTATTTTACGCTCCACAATTGGCCGGCGCACGCCACCAGCGCGCCTATCTGCTCGACCAGGATACGGCGCTGGCGCTGCGCTGGAGCGAGACGCCGGACGCCCAGACCCTGCCGCCGTTCGTGCAGGCGGTCACGCTCAGCCGCGACAAGGCCAGCGGCATCGCGGCATCGCTGAGCAGCACCTCGGGCCTGCCGTTCTCGCCGGGCAGCAGTGAGGAACTCGACGTGCGGCTCCTGCCCGGCGCGGCCATGAGTGAGTTTCTGGCCGCCCACCGCCAGCTCGCCATCCGGCACGGGCGCGGGCAAAAGCTGATGGGCGAAGCAGACTGGATGCGGGCTTTTCAGACGGTGCGTCAGCTCAACTATCAGTCCTGGACCCGGCGCGGCCTGCTGCTGCGCGATGGCCGCTGAGCGCCGACCTCTCGGACTCCCTCCCAGGCGGCTTACTTGTCCGCCGTCAGCGGAATCAGGCAGTAGCGGCGGCGGGTCACCGGCGGGGCCACCTCGCCGACTTCGAGCAGGGTACTGATGCCCTCCTCACCGAGCCGCTCCACCTTGCTCAGGTAAGCGCGCACCGCTTCAGGACGGTCAAAGCGCCTGGGATGGGAATCGCCGTCCACATAGAGATCAAGCCAGGGCAGGTCGGACTGGGGAGCCGCCGCGTTCTGGGTCATCACAGCTCCCGCAGATCTTCCCAGAGCTGCCAGCCCACCCCAGCAGGTGTGGCATCAAGCAGCGGCCCCAGCCCCTGCGAGGCGCTCAGGGCGTCGGCGTTGAGGTTCTCGGCACTGGGCCGGGCGTCATACATTTGCAGCACCGTGAACTGGTAAAACGCCTGCGCGGCAGTGGGTTCGCCGTTCTCGAAAAAGGCGAAGGGGGGCGTGACCTTGTCCCACAACACATGCGCCTCGCCGAGTTCGTGCGGCAGGTAGTTCTCCAGGTCGAAATCCTCGAAGGTCTCGTTGCCCTCGTCGCCGGGGTGCCACAGGTAGCCTTGCAAAAGCCGCACCGCCGTCCGGCCCGAATGCGCAGGGCCAGCGGCGGGGGCGTCAGAGTTGCTCACGGCTCTACTCTACAGGCTGCGGGAAGGACGGAAGTAAGAACCCTTAAGAACAGTCTCTGATCCGTTCAACCATCCAGCCAAGCCGCCAGCTCAGCCTCGAAGGCCGCTTGATCGTCGTGATGGTAGAGCAGGCCGTGAAATCCAGCAGCGTTGGCCGCGTCGATATTTTCCTGCACGTCGTCCACGAAGGCCACCTGCGCCGCCGGACACTGCATGGCCGCTTCAAGCGCCGCGAACGACTGCGGGTCGGGTTTCTTGACCCCGATCTCGTTGGAAAAGACCAGCGCATCGAAGCGGGCAAACTCGGGCCGGGCGCGCAGATGGTCGCTGACCACCGGGTAGTTGTTGCTCAGCAGCCCCACCCGAACCTGCGGCGGCAGGCTGGCAAGCAACGCGTACATCGGGGCGTTGTCGTGGATGCTGCCCAGGTAGAGCGCCTCGAATTCGGCGTAGGGCAGGCTGGCCCCGCTCTCCTGTTGCAGCGTGTCCCAGAACTGCGGCAGGGTCCAGGCCCCCACCTCGAGTTGCCGCACGTGCCGGAAATAGCTTTCTCTGATGTCTTCGGCGCTGACGCCGCTGCGCTCGGCGACGTTGCCTGTCGAGCGCCCATCAAAGGTGCCGATGGTGAATACGCCGCCCCAATCGAAGGCGACATGTCGGGGGTGCAAAGGAGGCTGGGCAGATCGGGTCATGCCGCGTATTATCGCCGAGCGGGCTTGACCTGGCGGCGGTCTGCTCTAGGCCACCCGGCGGCTGACATACACTCACGAGAGCTGAGGCCGGACGTCAGGCCCAACTCAAATCTAAGCGGAGATTTATGCTCTGCACATTCTCCATCAGCTTCAGCAGCGTACACTTGTTCACGGTTCCTGAGTTGGTTTGTTGCACCGCTTTTCTGTACAGAGGAATTGGAGGGAGTCGCCCACCTCCCACAACGGGCGTGCGAGCAGGCCGGGGTCGGCCACCAACTGGTTCGAGTCCAGTTGCCTGCCAAGACAAGAGAACACCCCAACGCAACACAAACGGCCACTTCCTGATGGGAGTGGCTTTTTCGTTGTTGCGGCCCCGACCAGCAGGCGCGCTAGCCTGAAAGCATGCTTGACCCACAGCCCCCAACGCTCACCATCAGCGCCCAGCCGACGAATGCCCAGAAGGTCACTGCCTTTCACGCGGCCATCAATTCCGCCTACCCGGCACGGCCCCAGGTGCCGGATGCGGGACTGCTCAGCCTCCGCCTCACGCTGCTGCGAGAAGAGATGCACGAGGTGGAGGCAGAATTCGGGCAGCTTTCGGAGAACCTCAGCCGCGCCCGCCCCGCTGACCTCGCACCTCTAGCACATGAGCTGACCGATCTGCTGTATGTCACTTACGGCGCGCTGGGCAGCCTGGGGGTGGACGCCGACGCGGTGTTCGCCGAGGTCCACCGCGCCAACCTCAGCAAGGCCAGCGGCCCGCGCCGCGCCGACGGCAAGCAGCTCAAGCCGGAAGGCTGGCAGAAGGCGGACGTGCTGGGAGCGCTGACCGGAAACGCTCCAGCTCAGCCCTGACCCAGCGCCAGCGCCGCCGCGTGCAGCATCCGCACGCCCGTTACCAGACTTTCCTCGTCGAGGGTAAAACGGGGGTGGTGGTGCGGGTAGTCGCTCTCCAGCAGGGCGTTGCCACTGCCCACGTTGAAGTACGCGCCGGGCGCTTTGGTCAGGTAGGCTGAGAAGTCCTCGCCGCCCATGCTGGGTTTGGCGAGTTGAGCGTGCTCGCCCACCTCGGCCTGGGCGATGGTCATCAGCTTGTCGGCCACCCAGTCAGTGTTGATGACCGGACGGTAGCCCATCTCGTACTTGAGGGTGTAGGTCGCCCCGTGCGCCTCAGTCACGCCCTTCAGAACGCGCTCGATCAGTTTGGGTGCGCGCTGGCGCAGCTCAGGGTCGAACGAGCGCACCGTGCCCATCAGCTCGGCCCGGTCGGGAATGACGTTGTGGGTGGTTCCAGCCTGAAAGTAGGTCACGCTGACCACCAGATTGTCGAGCGCGCTGACTCCCCGGCTGACGATGTGCTGCAAGTTGGTCACGACCTGCGCGCCCACCGCGATGGGATCGACGGCCTCCTCGGGATGGGCCGCGTGGCCACCCCTGCCGCGAATGGTGATCTCGAACATGTCGGGCGCGGCCATAAACGCCCCCGGCTTGATGGCCACCACACCCGTCGGAAGCTGCGAACTGAGGTGCAGGCCGGTCACCACGTCCACGCCGTCCATCAGCGGCGTATCGCGGACGAGTTCCTCCGCACCGCCGGGGCCGATCTCCTCGGCGTGCTGGAAGATCATGCGGATCTCGCCGCTGACCTCTTCGGGTGTTTCGCTGAGTAGCTTGGCGACGCCCAGCAGGATGGCGGTGTGGCCGTCGTGCCCGCAGGCGTGCATCACACCCTGGTTTTTGCTGACGAACTCGAAGCTGTTTTCCTCGGTGATCGGCAGGGCGTCGATGTCGGCACGCAGCAGCACCGTCTGACCGGGTTTTTGACCTTTCAGGACTGCCAGCACGCTGGTTTCGCTGGGCCGACTGATCTCCAGATGTGCCAGCTTACCGAGTTCGGCAGCAATATATGCGGAGGTCTGAACCTCATGGAAACCCACCTCGGGGTTGGCGTGCAGATGTCTGCGCCAGGCAGTGAGCTGCGGTGCGAGGGCGGCGGCGCGTTCGCCGGAAGCGGTGCGGGGCAGGGTGGTCATGGTGTCTCCTTGAATGAAGAGAAGGACGGGGAAGCAAAGAATTGGAGGAAAGTGCGGCGGGTGCGCCTGAGTCTAGCGCCCGAGTCTTCGAGCCGCCCCGTCAGCTCCCGAGTTGCGCGGTCACGAAGGCCATCAGCTCAGCCAGATGGGGGCGGTCAAAGCGGAATTCCACGCCCGCTGCCCGGTACAGTTCCGGCACGCTGACGGTGTTGCCCAGGCTCAGCGCCGACTTGTAGCGCTCCAGGGCCGCCGGAGCATCCTGCAAGGCCGACTTCCAGATGCCCAGCGCCCCGAGGCTGCACATGGCGTATTCGAGGTAATAAAACGGCGCGCGGAAGATGTGGTAGTACTGCCAGCCCGAGGCCCGCTCACTTTCATCCAGGCCACTCCAGTCGAGCCAGGGATGAAAGGCGCGGTCGAGTTCCAGCCACTTGGCGTCCAGCTCGGCAGCGCTCACCTGCGGGCCAGTCTGGGTATACAGCCAGTGCTGGAAGGCGTCCATCTGGGCCGCCCAGGGCAGAAAGAGAATGCTGTTCTCGAGTTGCTCGCGGCGCACCCGCTCCAGATCGGCGGGCAGGTAGGCCACTTCCAGGTGGCCCAGCGCCAGGAATTCCATCGCCATGCTGGGCACCTCGACGAATTCAATCGGGCTCCAGCGGTTCCAGATCAGCGGCTGGGCGCGGGCGCTGGCAAAGAAGTGAAAGGCGTGGCCCACCTCGTGCAGCAGCACATTCAGGTCGTGCGCGGTGCCGACCACATTCATGACCACGAACGGCTGACCCGATTGCTGCAAGCTCTGGCAGTAGGCGTGACTCATCTTATTGGGGCGGCTGGCCAGGTCGAGCAGCCCGCCGCGCATCTGGGCAAACTGCGCGCCGAGTGCCGGGTCGAGGGCGTCGAACACCCGCTCGGCAATGCCTTCCAGTTCGGAGGCGGTCTTGAACGGCGTCAGCGGGGGCCGACCCTGGGCGTCCAGGGCGGTGCGGCGCGAGGAGTCCCAGGGCCGCAGGCGCTCCAGGCCAAGCTGCCGCGCCTTACCCTCCATCAGCTTGGCGGCCAGCGGCACCACCTCGTCCAGCACTGCCCGGTGAAAGTCGAGGCAGTGCTGCGGCGTGTAGTCCACCCGGTCGAGTTCCTGCCAGCGGTAGGCCCGGTAATCACCCATCTCTTCGTTGTCCGGGCCGGTATTCATCAGGTCGGCGTTGGCAGCCAGCTGGCGGCGGGTGGCGAGCAGTTCCAGAACCAGGGTGTCCAGCGGCGCTCGGCTGGTTGCCCTGCTGCGGGCCATCGCCTGCCAGACCTGCTCGCGGCGCGTCCGGTCGGCGCTGCCCAGCAGGCTCTCGGCTTCCGGCACCGTCAGCTCAGCGCCGTCAAAACTCACCGTCTGCCCGCCGGTGATCTCGGCGTGGCGCTGCATCTGCTGCTGGTGCACCACGTCCAGGGCCACGTTGGCCTCGCGGTAGAAGGCCGCTTCATCCCGCATCCGGCGGTAGGCCAGCACAAAATCGGGGGCCGGTGTGTAGTCGGGCACGCCGAGGAGCTTGCGGCGCAGTTCCTGCTCGGCGCGTCGCAGCGGGGGCGTCACCCCGGCGCGGAAGGTGGAGAGCGCTTCACGCGCGGCCACGTCAGCGGTGTCGAGGTCGGCGCGCAGACTCAGCACCGCTCCAGTCTGCGAGACAGCTTTGCTGACCTCGCTCCAGTCGGAAAGCCAGCTCGGCACACCGGCGGGCGTCAGCTCGGCCTGCTGAAGCGCCCCGAACTGCGGCGCGTAGCTCTCCCAGCGGGTCTGCTCGGGGGTCAGTGCCAGGGTCTCGGCGGTGGTCGTTTCGGGGGCAGTCATGCTCGGTAGTCTAGCCCCGGCCCGCCTGTCCTGTACGGCAACCCGCCAACTAAACTGGGGCCATGCCCGACCCCGCGCCGTTTCCCGAGACACTCACCACCGCCCGCCTGACGCTGCGCGTGCCCACCGCAGAAGACGGCCCGGCGATGGCCGCGCTGGTGAACGCCAACCTGGAGCACCTGCGGCCCTGGCTGCCCTGGGCGCAGATGCCGCGCACGCCCGAGCAGCAGCAGGGCAGCATGGCACGCGCCCACGACAAGTTCCTTCAGGGCGAGGACCTGATGTATCTGATGCTGCTGGAAGGCCAGCCCATCGGCTCGTGCGGCATTCACCGGATCGATTGGGCTGTGCCGTCGGGTGACATTGGGTACTGGCTCGACCAGCGCCGTGAAGGGCACGGCTACGTCACCGAGACGGCCAGGGCGCTGACCGAACTGGCCCTGAAGCCTGCGGCGGCGGGCGGACTGGGCTTCGAGCGCCTGGAAATTC
This portion of the Deinococcus rubellus genome encodes:
- a CDS encoding DoxX family protein produces the protein MSATPASPFRSSAASTALTPPTSGLQTAARWLLGGALMLAGFSHLTSKRQDFQAQVPRSLPLNRDFVVLASGVVELSLGASLIVLKPRRTVGRVAAAFFVAVFPGNISQYLTRTPAFGLSTDRSRLIRLAFQPLLVLWALWSTGALAVREESARD
- a CDS encoding GGDEF domain-containing protein, producing the protein MKQPTITQAEPASIQERRRKHQQIFKATLLITIPLGLVILWGTLLGLVPVWWPLYLPLLGLILVGVWERRRMHASRYEAWLVAALCVNGVVVNIYRWVGQDGLGLFGEQSLLLILAGIFLFQRPRWVLATALPYAALHFSVSVVLVARQPSPERWITLLMLATTGMMFSLLYLYRQWWEEAHESQRVYRKLAHTDDLTTLPNRRALQDFWQAQAVPDPDTAAVMMVDIDHFKQVNDQYGHAEGDRLLWLVGQMIQRQLTGPVPQPVGRWGGEEFLVLLPVTTPQAASRLAEVIRVSVEQAQVGVALTVSVGVAFRKGDEELASAAARADVALYRAKLAGRNRVMLYDETENEYAGPPKGEASGDEFYPSELVPEELRSF
- a CDS encoding cell division protein FtsB → MKFRLPRWEEVRRLPLTMMIASLLAALGIVQMSFLLGQSVYRSLTWTQQTTLALSQQAQLQQDVQILQEAKAKASDPEYMNALARCIGYVGKNERVVVAQSAQDSPPGGNCDPVRLP
- a CDS encoding acyl-CoA thioesterase yields the protein MSSPALAVATLDFSAAHGCDIQLRFSDTDQMGHINNAAYAMFLETARLDLTASLGLSQLKVVLARLELDYRREVKLGQRVRILTVITHLGTSSWSYASRLLADGVVALEARSVQVQVGPDMRPQPLGPALRSALTTYLTLPVPSGAL
- a CDS encoding DUF3208 domain-containing protein produces the protein MSNSDAPAAGPAHSGRTAVRLLQGYLWHPGDEGNETFEDFDLENYLPHELGEAHVLWDKVTPPFAFFENGEPTAAQAFYQFTVLQMYDARPSAENLNADALSASQGLGPLLDATPAGVGWQLWEDLREL
- a CDS encoding HAD family hydrolase codes for the protein MTRSAQPPLHPRHVAFDWGGVFTIGTFDGRSTGNVAERSGVSAEDIRESYFRHVRQLEVGAWTLPQFWDTLQQESGASLPYAEFEALYLGSIHDNAPMYALLASLPPQVRVGLLSNNYPVVSDHLRARPEFARFDALVFSNEIGVKKPDPQSFAALEAAMQCPAAQVAFVDDVQENIDAANAAGFHGLLYHHDDQAAFEAELAAWLDG
- a CDS encoding amidohydrolase, whose product is MTTLPRTASGERAAALAPQLTAWRRHLHANPEVGFHEVQTSAYIAAELGKLAHLEISRPSETSVLAVLKGQKPGQTVLLRADIDALPITEENSFEFVSKNQGVMHACGHDGHTAILLGVAKLLSETPEEVSGEIRMIFQHAEEIGPGGAEELVRDTPLMDGVDVVTGLHLSSQLPTGVVAIKPGAFMAAPDMFEITIRGRGGHAAHPEEAVDPIAVGAQVVTNLQHIVSRGVSALDNLVVSVTYFQAGTTHNVIPDRAELMGTVRSFDPELRQRAPKLIERVLKGVTEAHGATYTLKYEMGYRPVINTDWVADKLMTIAQAEVGEHAQLAKPSMGGEDFSAYLTKAPGAYFNVGSGNALLESDYPHHHPRFTLDEESLVTGVRMLHAAALALGQG
- a CDS encoding M3 family oligoendopeptidase, producing MTAPETTTAETLALTPEQTRWESYAPQFGALQQAELTPAGVPSWLSDWSEVSKAVSQTGAVLSLRADLDTADVAAREALSTFRAGVTPPLRRAEQELRRKLLGVPDYTPAPDFVLAYRRMRDEAAFYREANVALDVVHQQQMQRHAEITGGQTVSFDGAELTVPEAESLLGSADRTRREQVWQAMARSRATSRAPLDTLVLELLATRRQLAANADLMNTGPDNEEMGDYRAYRWQELDRVDYTPQHCLDFHRAVLDEVVPLAAKLMEGKARQLGLERLRPWDSSRRTALDAQGRPPLTPFKTASELEGIAERVFDALDPALGAQFAQMRGGLLDLASRPNKMSHAYCQSLQQSGQPFVVMNVVGTAHDLNVLLHEVGHAFHFFASARAQPLIWNRWSPIEFVEVPSMAMEFLALGHLEVAYLPADLERVRREQLENSILFLPWAAQMDAFQHWLYTQTGPQVSAAELDAKWLELDRAFHPWLDWSGLDESERASGWQYYHIFRAPFYYLEYAMCSLGALGIWKSALQDAPAALERYKSALSLGNTVSVPELYRAAGVEFRFDRPHLAELMAFVTAQLGS
- a CDS encoding GNAT family N-acetyltransferase; translated protein: MPDPAPFPETLTTARLTLRVPTAEDGPAMAALVNANLEHLRPWLPWAQMPRTPEQQQGSMARAHDKFLQGEDLMYLMLLEGQPIGSCGIHRIDWAVPSGDIGYWLDQRREGHGYVTETARALTELALKPAAAGGLGFERLEIRCDARNLKSAAVPERLGFELEARLKRHARDPQHPEQFRDTLIFARWPHEY